The following coding sequences lie in one Mycobacterium gordonae genomic window:
- a CDS encoding sensor histidine kinase, producing MHQQLDELLAARDQMEQLLRVIVEIGSDLDLDATLRRIILAAKELTSAPYGALAVRDAEGTLLSFVHAGIDEVTTSKIGHLPVGKGVLGVSLVETPALRLEDLTQHPSAVGFPEHHPPMRAFLGVPIMIRGAVFGSLYLTHVDPGRVFTESDEFAARALAFAAAVAIDNARVFERERTSVKWMEASREITTALLAGDHGHRRPLLLIAERACTLTESEQAIVLVPVDSDLPLDEADTLVVSAAVGKHAEEVLGQRVPVDGSTSGTVFHSGEPIITESLSYPIQAFTDVGQRSAIVMPLRAHDQTAGVLALARDAYQPPFESSDLDLVGQFATHAAIALMLASGRENARQLTILAERERIAHDLHDHVIQRLFAAGMDLQGTLARARSPEVADRLNRTLDDLQKIIEEIRTTIFQLKLPVGADGGFRHRLQQIVADLTDERAIYTTVHMDGPMSAIDDELAEHAEAVATEAISNVIRHSGASKLTVEVSAADMFSLTISDDGHGVPVDNRRRSGLANLEHRAEQLGGRCEITSSPGQGTRVRWTVPLPEA from the coding sequence ATGCACCAGCAGCTCGATGAGTTGCTGGCAGCGCGAGATCAAATGGAGCAGTTGCTGCGGGTGATCGTCGAAATCGGTTCCGATCTCGACCTCGACGCCACGTTGCGCCGGATCATCCTCGCCGCCAAGGAATTGACGTCAGCGCCATACGGCGCACTTGCGGTGCGCGACGCCGAGGGGACGTTGCTTTCTTTCGTCCACGCGGGAATCGATGAAGTGACGACCAGCAAGATCGGTCATCTGCCGGTTGGCAAAGGGGTGCTGGGAGTTTCGCTGGTCGAGACCCCGGCGCTCCGGCTGGAGGATCTGACCCAACATCCTTCCGCGGTCGGTTTCCCTGAGCACCATCCGCCGATGCGCGCTTTTCTGGGGGTGCCGATCATGATCCGGGGGGCGGTTTTCGGCAGCCTATACCTGACCCATGTCGACCCCGGCCGGGTGTTCACCGAATCCGACGAGTTCGCGGCTCGCGCGTTGGCGTTCGCCGCGGCGGTCGCGATAGACAACGCGCGGGTCTTCGAGCGCGAGCGCACCTCGGTGAAATGGATGGAGGCCAGTCGCGAAATCACCACCGCGCTGCTGGCCGGTGACCATGGGCATCGACGTCCCCTGCTCCTGATCGCCGAGCGCGCCTGCACACTCACCGAATCCGAGCAGGCGATCGTCCTGGTCCCCGTGGATTCCGACTTGCCGCTCGATGAAGCCGACACCCTGGTGGTGTCCGCCGCCGTCGGCAAGCACGCCGAAGAGGTGCTCGGGCAGCGGGTTCCGGTGGACGGTTCCACCAGCGGCACCGTCTTTCATTCCGGGGAACCGATAATCACCGAGTCGCTGAGCTATCCCATTCAGGCGTTCACCGATGTCGGGCAACGCTCGGCGATCGTCATGCCGTTGCGTGCCCACGATCAGACGGCGGGGGTACTGGCCCTTGCTCGCGACGCCTATCAGCCACCCTTTGAAAGCAGCGACCTCGACCTGGTGGGTCAGTTCGCGACGCACGCCGCGATTGCGCTGATGCTCGCCTCGGGGCGGGAGAACGCACGGCAGCTGACCATTCTGGCGGAGCGGGAGCGGATCGCCCACGACCTACATGATCACGTGATCCAACGGCTGTTCGCCGCCGGAATGGACTTGCAGGGAACGCTGGCCAGGGCCCGCTCGCCCGAGGTGGCCGACCGGCTCAACCGCACGCTCGATGACCTGCAAAAGATCATCGAAGAAATTCGCACCACGATCTTCCAATTGAAGCTGCCTGTGGGCGCCGACGGCGGTTTCCGGCACCGCTTGCAGCAAATCGTCGCCGATCTCACCGACGAGCGCGCCATCTACACCACCGTGCACATGGATGGGCCCATGAGCGCTATCGATGATGAGCTTGCCGAACACGCCGAAGCCGTTGCGACGGAAGCGATCAGTAACGTGATCCGGCATTCCGGCGCGTCGAAGCTGACCGTTGAGGTCAGCGCCGCCGACATGTTCAGCCTGACGATCAGCGACGACGGCCACGGCGTACCGGTCGACAACCGCCGGCGCAGCGGATTGGCAAACCTGGAGCATCGCGCCGAACAACTCGGCGGCAGGTGCGAGATCACGAGTTCACCAGGACAAGGCACCCGGGTCCGCTGGACCGTCCCGTTACCGGAGGCGTGA
- a CDS encoding universal stress protein, which yields MSSQAPQPCVVVGIDGSRAAIDAALWAVDEAVARDIPLRLLYAIEPEDFAQTPPDRPARKLTIAENAVRYASRTTEAADKPVRIEIEIAQEPPTIALTRASASAAMVCVGAVGLHHFRPERAGSTAAAVAQSAHCPVAVIRRHGDQARLAEHWIAVDSQASADSDAVMKTALEEARLRDLPLRAIDHGQGVGRDYPDRRLERWRRHYPDVDVQTSVARGSLLEYVAGHGRKVQMVVLGHRNHDAVQQLLGPAGNAVLHNADCSLLIVDRPNL from the coding sequence ATGTCTTCGCAGGCCCCTCAACCGTGCGTCGTCGTCGGGATCGACGGATCGAGGGCGGCAATCGATGCCGCGCTCTGGGCGGTCGATGAAGCAGTGGCCCGGGATATCCCGTTGCGCCTGCTGTATGCGATAGAACCCGAGGACTTCGCGCAGACCCCACCGGACCGGCCGGCCCGCAAATTGACCATCGCCGAAAACGCCGTTCGCTACGCGAGCAGAACCACAGAGGCGGCGGACAAGCCCGTTCGGATCGAGATCGAGATCGCGCAGGAGCCGCCCACCATCGCCTTGACCCGCGCTTCGGCCTCGGCGGCGATGGTGTGCGTCGGCGCCGTGGGTTTGCATCACTTCAGACCGGAGCGGGCCGGTTCCACCGCCGCGGCAGTGGCCCAGTCTGCACACTGCCCGGTAGCGGTGATCCGCCGCCACGGTGATCAGGCCAGACTCGCTGAACACTGGATCGCGGTGGACTCCCAGGCTTCGGCCGACTCCGACGCCGTGATGAAGACAGCCTTGGAAGAAGCTCGGCTGCGCGACCTTCCGCTTCGCGCGATCGACCATGGGCAGGGGGTCGGCCGCGACTACCCGGACCGGCGGTTGGAGCGGTGGCGGCGACACTACCCCGATGTCGATGTCCAGACATCGGTAGCGCGGGGGAGCCTCTTGGAGTATGTGGCCGGCCACGGCCGAAAAGTGCAGATGGTGGTCCTCGGTCACCGCAATCACGACGCGGTGCAACAACTGCTGGGGCCGGCCGGCAACGCGGTGCTGCACAACGCGGACTGCTCCTTGCTGATCGTCGATCGCCCGAACCTGTGA
- a CDS encoding universal stress protein — protein sequence MKPIIVGIDGSQAAIAAALWSVDEAVGRGRPLHLVAVIKPTHPSADDYARDLGHAETSLKQAQSAIEASAKPVEITTDIQRGPAATVLVEASRDAELICVGSVGIGRYARALLGSTAADLAEQAHCPVAVLRTDLEQPLINWIVVRMTQGNDSVVAYAAWEAKLRKAPLLALGGRPEELTEHTDDDFEQRVHAWQQINPDVRVYPITTQSAIAKFLTANHERVQLAVIGSDEADQLTQLVGPSGHALFAHPYCSVLVVRG from the coding sequence ATGAAGCCGATCATCGTGGGAATAGACGGTTCCCAGGCAGCCATTGCAGCCGCCCTGTGGAGTGTCGATGAGGCGGTCGGCCGTGGCCGACCGCTGCACCTCGTCGCAGTGATCAAACCGACTCACCCATCGGCGGACGACTACGCCCGCGACCTCGGCCACGCCGAAACCTCTTTGAAGCAAGCGCAATCAGCGATCGAGGCCAGCGCGAAACCTGTCGAGATCACCACAGATATCCAACGAGGGCCGGCGGCAACGGTTCTCGTCGAGGCATCACGCGATGCTGAGCTGATCTGCGTCGGTTCGGTGGGCATCGGGCGTTACGCCCGGGCGCTGTTGGGTTCGACCGCAGCCGATCTCGCAGAGCAGGCGCACTGCCCGGTCGCGGTTCTGCGGACCGACCTGGAACAGCCACTTATCAATTGGATCGTGGTCAGAATGACACAGGGCAACGATTCCGTCGTCGCATATGCGGCGTGGGAAGCGAAACTCCGCAAGGCGCCCCTGCTCGCTCTCGGCGGCCGCCCCGAGGAGCTCACCGAACACACCGATGACGATTTCGAGCAACGGGTGCACGCCTGGCAGCAGATCAATCCCGATGTTCGCGTCTACCCGATCACGACGCAGTCCGCGATCGCGAAATTCTTGACCGCCAATCACGAGCGTGTCCAGCTGGCAGTGATCGGCAGTGATGAAGCCGATCAGCTCACGCAGCTGGTCGGTCCGTCCGGACACGCGCTTTTCGCGCATCCATACTGCTCGGTGCTCGTCGTCCGCGGGTAG
- a CDS encoding site-2 protease family protein, translating into MRDTIPLGRIAGFRVNAHWSVIVVLWLFTWSLASSLPHDVAGYSRVAYWVAGACGALVLLGSLLAHELAHAVVARRVGVTTGAVTLWLFGGVTTLQGEAPTPKAAFRIAIAGPATSLALSVVFAALAITLESTHIAVVAVSVAWWLAAINLLLGLFNLLPGAPLDGGRLVRAFLWRRHGDRVRAAVGAAHAGRIVAIVLITLGLAEFVAGGLISGVWLAFIGWFILSAAREEEVQATTQQMFGGMCVADAMTPKPHTAPGWISVEDFIQCYVLGDRHSAYPITDRDGCTVGLVTLRQLRDVAPGLRATTKVRDIAIPLQNVPLATPAEPLNALLQKMTPVGPRSRALVMEGGKVAGIVTSGDVARLIDVYRIAGTEPVPTPVQSREM; encoded by the coding sequence GTGCGTGACACCATCCCGCTGGGACGGATCGCGGGGTTTCGGGTGAACGCCCACTGGAGCGTGATCGTCGTCCTGTGGCTGTTCACTTGGAGCCTGGCATCGAGTCTGCCGCACGATGTGGCGGGGTACTCCCGCGTCGCGTATTGGGTGGCCGGCGCCTGCGGAGCGCTGGTGCTGTTGGGGTCCCTGCTCGCACATGAGCTGGCCCACGCGGTCGTCGCCCGACGAGTGGGCGTGACGACCGGCGCGGTCACGCTCTGGCTGTTCGGTGGTGTCACGACCTTGCAGGGGGAAGCGCCGACACCCAAGGCGGCCTTTCGGATCGCGATCGCCGGTCCGGCGACGAGTCTGGCGCTTTCCGTGGTTTTTGCGGCACTGGCGATCACGTTGGAATCCACGCACATCGCGGTGGTCGCGGTGAGTGTCGCGTGGTGGCTGGCAGCGATCAACCTGCTGCTGGGCCTGTTCAATCTGCTGCCGGGGGCGCCCCTGGACGGTGGCCGCCTGGTGCGGGCCTTCCTGTGGCGGCGCCACGGAGACAGGGTGCGTGCAGCGGTGGGAGCGGCACACGCCGGGCGGATCGTGGCCATCGTGCTGATCACCCTCGGCTTGGCCGAGTTCGTCGCGGGCGGTCTCATCAGTGGCGTCTGGCTGGCATTCATCGGTTGGTTCATCCTTTCCGCCGCACGTGAGGAGGAAGTGCAGGCGACAACCCAACAGATGTTCGGGGGAATGTGCGTCGCCGACGCCATGACACCGAAGCCGCACACCGCACCCGGCTGGATCTCCGTCGAAGATTTCATCCAATGTTATGTGCTTGGGGATCGTCACTCCGCCTACCCGATCACCGACCGCGACGGGTGCACCGTCGGCCTGGTCACCCTGCGGCAACTACGCGATGTGGCGCCCGGGCTGCGGGCAACGACCAAGGTGCGCGACATCGCAATCCCATTGCAGAACGTACCTCTGGCGACACCCGCTGAGCCACTGAATGCGTTGCTGCAGAAGATGACACCGGTAGGCCCCCGCAGCCGAGCCCTCGTCATGGAGGGAGGCAAAGTCGCCGGCATCGTCACGTCGGGCGACGTCGCCCGGTTGATCGACGTGTACCGGATCGCCGGTACCGAACCTGTTCCAACTCCGGTCCAGTCCAGGGAGATGTGA
- a CDS encoding DUF3253 domain-containing protein yields MAAKLRAELSRAVGAQRRGSHHAEIALGGGPLTQRLQAAILALSELRGPDSSTCPSDAARVIGGPKWRELLDEARAIARNLAKTGQVEITQRGNVLDPDSDWRGPVRIRTARR; encoded by the coding sequence GTGGCTGCGAAGTTGCGTGCCGAACTCAGCCGAGCCGTTGGCGCCCAACGCCGGGGTTCACACCATGCCGAGATAGCGCTGGGCGGAGGACCGCTCACCCAACGGCTGCAAGCTGCCATCCTTGCCCTCTCCGAGCTACGGGGCCCGGACAGCAGCACCTGCCCTTCAGACGCAGCCCGGGTGATCGGCGGGCCGAAGTGGCGTGAATTGCTGGATGAGGCGCGCGCGATCGCCCGGAACCTCGCCAAGACCGGCCAGGTGGAAATCACGCAACGGGGCAACGTGCTCGACCCGGACTCCGACTGGCGTGGCCCCGTTCGCATCCGGACTGCCAGGCGTTAA
- a CDS encoding ParA family protein: MSAVVLSGKGGTAKTLWQMMLAGEASRLSIPTLLVDADPERNLSNHFGVSQHSTGLGSVLEDAGINFWGDPGTAAKRLDEEIIDTKWPNVELLPAGASLTRVAGIGVSDTGLLRGIFTAAGVFDRYELVLIDTGGRTGSLEALAMHLADVAYAPIAPTGDAVRKAIEARNRVERIQRTHPLKWCGVVLSGFDIRNGIEQAIRETVYQEFGEEVRAEVPRRAIVNEVFQLGDRLGDRHELVARQLAPIFRRFLEEDLLGRR, encoded by the coding sequence GTGTCGGCCGTGGTGCTCTCCGGTAAGGGCGGAACAGCCAAGACGTTATGGCAGATGATGCTGGCCGGTGAGGCCTCGCGGCTGAGCATCCCAACGCTGCTGGTCGACGCGGATCCCGAGCGGAATCTGTCCAATCACTTCGGAGTGTCGCAGCACTCGACCGGCTTGGGTTCGGTGCTGGAGGATGCCGGCATCAACTTCTGGGGCGATCCGGGTACGGCCGCCAAACGGCTCGACGAGGAGATCATCGATACCAAGTGGCCGAACGTCGAGTTGCTGCCGGCCGGAGCATCGTTGACCCGAGTCGCCGGGATCGGTGTCTCGGACACCGGTCTGTTGCGCGGCATCTTCACGGCGGCCGGCGTGTTCGACCGTTATGAACTTGTTCTGATCGACACCGGGGGCCGCACCGGCTCGCTCGAGGCGCTCGCCATGCATCTGGCCGATGTGGCGTATGCGCCGATCGCGCCGACGGGCGACGCGGTACGCAAGGCCATCGAGGCGCGCAACAGGGTCGAACGCATCCAGCGCACTCATCCCCTTAAGTGGTGTGGGGTCGTACTGTCCGGCTTCGACATCCGCAACGGCATCGAACAGGCGATCCGGGAAACCGTGTACCAGGAGTTCGGCGAGGAGGTACGTGCCGAGGTCCCCCGGCGCGCCATCGTCAACGAGGTCTTCCAACTCGGAGACCGGCTGGGCGACCGCCACGAATTGGTCGCGCGTCAGCTTGCGCCCATCTTTCGCCGGTTCCTGGAAGAGGACCTGCTGGGTCGGCGATGA
- the dosR gene encoding hypoxia response regulator transcription factor DosR/DevR, which yields MVKVFLVDDHEVVRRGLVDLLASDPDLEVIGEAGSVSEAMARIPAMRPDVAVLDVRLPDGNGIELCRDLLSAVPDLRCLMLTSFTSDEAMLEAILAGASGYVVKDIKGLELARAIKEVGAGKSLLDNRAAAALMAKLRGGGEKKDPLAALTEQERTLLSLLGEGLTNRQIADRMYLAEKTVKNYVSRLLSKLGMERRTQAAVFASKLGADADSRIPPS from the coding sequence ATGGTCAAGGTTTTCCTGGTCGACGATCATGAGGTAGTTCGGCGCGGGCTGGTCGACCTGCTCGCCAGCGACCCCGATCTGGAAGTCATCGGCGAGGCAGGATCCGTGTCGGAAGCGATGGCCAGGATCCCGGCCATGCGGCCCGATGTCGCTGTCCTCGACGTACGGCTTCCGGACGGCAACGGTATCGAATTGTGCCGCGACCTCCTGTCCGCCGTTCCGGATCTACGTTGTCTGATGTTGACCTCGTTCACCTCGGACGAAGCGATGTTGGAGGCGATCCTCGCCGGCGCCAGCGGTTACGTCGTCAAAGACATCAAGGGTCTCGAGCTCGCCCGGGCGATCAAGGAAGTCGGTGCGGGCAAGTCTCTGCTCGATAATCGGGCAGCCGCCGCCCTGATGGCGAAACTGCGCGGTGGCGGCGAGAAGAAGGACCCCCTCGCGGCGCTCACCGAGCAAGAGCGCACGCTGCTGAGTCTGCTCGGTGAGGGTTTGACCAATAGGCAGATCGCCGATCGCATGTATCTCGCCGAGAAGACCGTCAAGAACTATGTATCGCGATTACTGTCTAAACTCGGCATGGAGCGACGCACGCAGGCCGCGGTGTTTGCTTCCAAGCTCGGCGCAGACGCCGACTCACGAATTCCGCCTTCCTAA
- a CDS encoding cold-shock protein: MTQGTVKWFNSEKGFGFIAPDGGARDLFVHHSEIQGSGFRSLEDNQRVEFEISQGPKGPQAVRVSVIEGAAEA, encoded by the coding sequence ATGACACAGGGAACTGTCAAATGGTTCAACAGCGAAAAAGGCTTCGGGTTCATCGCCCCGGATGGCGGTGCGAGAGATCTATTTGTGCATCACTCCGAGATACAAGGCAGTGGTTTCCGCTCGCTTGAGGACAATCAGCGGGTCGAATTCGAGATCAGCCAGGGACCCAAAGGGCCTCAGGCCGTGCGAGTAAGCGTGATCGAGGGCGCCGCCGAAGCCTGA
- a CDS encoding dihydrofolate reductase family protein — MRSLIITQSITLDGSIEMLGDWFNPEAHDDELAAELRRQDETADALLVGRRTFEDFRSYWPYQADDPTGVADYINNVAKYVVSSTITNPIWSNSTVLSGDPVEQVRTLKAAPGGDIVATGSITLCHSLIAAGLVDEYRLFLYPCVQGGGRRLFPDGTTLSGFTPAAPPMSFPGGVTLVSWAAPKPSAHRGE, encoded by the coding sequence ATGCGCTCTTTGATCATCACGCAGAGCATCACCCTCGACGGCTCGATCGAGATGTTGGGTGACTGGTTCAATCCGGAGGCACACGACGACGAACTGGCGGCTGAGCTGCGCCGCCAAGACGAGACCGCCGACGCGCTGCTGGTGGGCAGGCGCACCTTCGAGGATTTTCGTAGCTACTGGCCTTATCAGGCCGACGATCCCACCGGCGTCGCCGACTACATCAACAACGTCGCCAAGTACGTCGTGTCCTCGACGATCACCAACCCCATATGGAGCAACTCGACGGTCTTGTCCGGCGATCCTGTAGAGCAGGTGCGGACGCTCAAGGCGGCGCCGGGCGGCGACATCGTGGCCACCGGCAGCATCACGCTGTGTCACAGCCTGATAGCCGCGGGACTGGTCGACGAATACCGGCTGTTCCTCTACCCGTGCGTCCAGGGCGGCGGTCGGCGGCTATTTCCCGACGGGACAACCCTTTCCGGATTCACCCCGGCGGCCCCACCGATGTCGTTTCCCGGCGGTGTGACGCTGGTTAGTTGGGCCGCTCCGAAGCCATCGGCCCATCGGGGAGAGTGA
- a CDS encoding universal stress protein: protein MSTTVTRYGVVVGVDGSAASNAAVFWAAHEAAMRHVPLTLVHMFNPVVPTYPQLPTPSGGVLWQKDDGRALLEHAVKIAEDAVSTNRAIAITSEVMASAPVPTLVDMSRDADMVVVGSTGHNAIERVLLGSVSSGLVHSAKCPVAVIREEASWMPPSNNAPVVVGIDCSPTSEPAVAIAFDEASRRGVELTAVHAWSDMAVYQLPWLEWRSEAERNLAEYLAGWQERYPDVKVNRVIVLDHPGRALVEEAEAAQLVVVGSHGRGGLTGMLLGSVSNGVVHAVRAPVIVAHPS from the coding sequence ATGTCTACCACCGTGACACGTTATGGCGTCGTAGTCGGCGTCGACGGATCAGCCGCATCGAATGCCGCCGTCTTCTGGGCCGCACATGAGGCGGCGATGCGACACGTCCCGCTGACGCTGGTCCACATGTTCAACCCGGTCGTGCCCACGTATCCACAGCTGCCGACGCCGTCCGGAGGTGTGTTGTGGCAGAAGGACGACGGTCGTGCGCTCCTCGAACACGCCGTGAAGATCGCCGAGGACGCTGTGTCGACTAACCGAGCGATCGCCATCACCAGCGAGGTGATGGCGTCGGCTCCGGTGCCGACGCTGGTCGACATGTCTCGCGACGCCGACATGGTCGTGGTGGGTTCCACCGGACACAACGCGATCGAGCGCGTCCTGCTCGGGTCGGTCAGTTCGGGTTTAGTGCACAGCGCGAAGTGCCCCGTCGCTGTCATTCGGGAAGAAGCCTCGTGGATGCCGCCGTCCAACAACGCCCCGGTGGTCGTAGGTATCGACTGTTCGCCGACATCGGAGCCCGCCGTAGCCATCGCTTTCGACGAAGCCTCACGTCGCGGGGTCGAACTCACCGCCGTGCACGCGTGGAGCGATATGGCCGTCTACCAGCTGCCCTGGCTGGAGTGGCGATCGGAAGCCGAACGGAATCTGGCCGAATACCTGGCCGGCTGGCAGGAGCGGTATCCCGACGTCAAGGTCAATCGGGTGATAGTCCTCGACCATCCCGGTCGCGCGCTGGTCGAGGAAGCCGAAGCCGCGCAGCTTGTCGTCGTCGGAAGCCACGGTCGAGGTGGTTTGACCGGCATGTTGCTGGGATCAGTCAGCAATGGCGTGGTGCACGCGGTGCGGGCCCCGGTGATTGTGGCGCATCCGAGCTGA
- a CDS encoding universal stress protein has translation MELAESPTWIVVGIDGSDAAINAARWAVPEARARDIPLRLVYAVAPLPPGAPPGDGDLDVEYGETSLRAACSAVHAMGLPVKLETDLVVGPPNRVLISESRSATMVCVGSMGLGRLARRMLGSTAENVAQRALCPAAVIRTTRGATAPDSGSIAVVVDDSANNDLVLEHGFREAELRDAPILALGVWRWGFGEIPYSQLEHRLGRWVTQHPHIHVRPAAAREGAAEFLSDTQESVQLVVIGQADAGKVAKMIGAVDPHFGHRGLSVLVVR, from the coding sequence ATGGAACTCGCAGAGTCCCCGACGTGGATTGTGGTGGGTATCGACGGCTCGGACGCTGCGATCAACGCCGCGCGATGGGCCGTCCCCGAAGCCCGCGCCCGCGATATCCCGCTGCGTCTGGTCTATGCCGTTGCGCCACTACCGCCGGGCGCACCACCAGGTGACGGCGACCTCGATGTCGAATACGGTGAGACGTCGCTGCGTGCCGCCTGCTCCGCCGTGCACGCGATGGGACTGCCGGTGAAGCTGGAAACCGATCTGGTGGTCGGGCCGCCGAACCGGGTCCTGATCAGCGAATCACGCAGCGCGACAATGGTTTGCGTGGGTTCCATGGGTCTCGGGCGGCTTGCTCGCCGGATGCTCGGTTCGACCGCCGAGAACGTCGCACAACGGGCGCTGTGCCCTGCGGCCGTCATCCGAACTACCCGCGGTGCCACGGCACCCGACTCCGGTTCGATCGCAGTCGTCGTCGACGACTCCGCGAACAACGACCTGGTACTCGAACACGGTTTCCGGGAGGCAGAACTGCGGGACGCGCCGATCCTGGCGTTGGGTGTGTGGCGCTGGGGTTTCGGCGAAATCCCTTACTCACAACTGGAACACCGGCTTGGCCGGTGGGTGACCCAACACCCCCACATACACGTCCGCCCAGCCGCCGCGCGAGAGGGCGCAGCCGAATTCCTCAGCGACACGCAAGAATCCGTTCAACTTGTGGTGATCGGTCAGGCGGACGCCGGCAAAGTCGCCAAGATGATCGGCGCCGTCGACCCCCACTTCGGACACCGCGGACTTTCGGTGCTCGTGGTGCGCTGA
- a CDS encoding DUF5994 family protein, whose amino-acid sequence MTLNNAQTDAGSRHTPPERTPRLRLKPKAPLSGHVDGAWQPRTGTLTEELPDLLSVLSVRLGPISRVIYHVDEWATAPAKFATGGRMVRLDGYHRQPVNTIEIIGLNRNKIVLLVVSPNADPDEAHTIMMTAAGPNNASTVESLLMRDAEEMDNNERG is encoded by the coding sequence ATGACGCTGAACAACGCCCAGACAGACGCCGGCAGCCGACACACCCCGCCCGAACGCACGCCGCGTTTGCGCCTCAAACCCAAGGCACCTCTGAGCGGGCACGTCGATGGCGCCTGGCAGCCGCGCACCGGCACTCTCACCGAGGAACTCCCAGATCTGTTGTCTGTCTTGTCCGTTCGCCTCGGCCCGATCTCGCGGGTGATCTACCACGTCGACGAGTGGGCGACGGCGCCGGCGAAATTCGCCACGGGCGGGCGCATGGTGCGGCTCGATGGATATCATCGCCAGCCGGTCAACACCATCGAAATTATCGGACTCAATCGCAATAAGATTGTGCTCCTGGTCGTTTCTCCGAATGCCGACCCGGACGAAGCGCACACCATCATGATGACGGCAGCCGGCCCGAACAATGCGTCCACGGTGGAGAGTTTGTTGATGCGCGACGCCGAAGAGATGGACAATAACGAACGGGGGTAG
- a CDS encoding thioredoxin family protein encodes MAIESTMLELGTPAPAFALPEPATGATVSLDDLTGPALVVTFICNHCPYVQHVAAGLAELGRDLIDKGVPMVAISSNDVTTYPQDGPDQMVAEAQRQGWTFPYLYDESQNVAREFSAACTPDTFVFDGDRRLVYRGQLDDSRPKNDLPVTAADVRAAVAAVLAGRPVEPNQRPSIGCGIKWR; translated from the coding sequence ATGGCCATCGAATCGACAATGCTCGAACTCGGCACGCCCGCACCGGCGTTCGCTCTGCCCGAACCCGCGACCGGGGCTACCGTCAGCCTCGACGATCTGACCGGCCCGGCACTGGTCGTCACCTTCATCTGCAATCACTGCCCCTACGTGCAGCATGTGGCTGCCGGTCTCGCCGAACTCGGACGGGATTTGATCGACAAAGGGGTGCCCATGGTCGCCATCTCCAGCAATGACGTCACAACCTACCCGCAGGACGGACCCGACCAGATGGTCGCCGAGGCGCAGCGCCAGGGCTGGACCTTTCCGTACCTCTACGACGAGAGCCAGAACGTTGCACGCGAGTTTTCCGCAGCCTGCACACCCGACACGTTCGTATTCGACGGCGACCGCCGACTGGTCTATCGGGGTCAGCTCGACGATTCCCGACCGAAGAACGATCTGCCGGTCACCGCTGCCGATGTGCGGGCCGCGGTGGCTGCAGTGCTGGCCGGCCGGCCCGTAGAACCGAACCAACGGCCATCGATCGGTTGCGGTATCAAGTGGCGTTGA
- a CDS encoding SRPBCC family protein, which yields MTRIRRIAEATALLGALYCARRYYRNWGTTKAETQMPLPGDALVADPVIQVTEAVYIDAPAAAVWPQLQTNPFGFADDGGRAQPPGRPLAAGDELRLAPVGWMGLADGVTMTVDEVAPEQYVVFKANQTHPTWNAVLSFHVQPQWEDRVRLLARARIALRHPGEIVAMELARPVIALGTRGWLLGTKHRAERAPSAHLSQASTNSEKA from the coding sequence ATGACCAGGATCAGGCGCATCGCGGAGGCGACCGCGTTGCTTGGCGCGCTGTACTGTGCCCGTCGCTACTACCGCAACTGGGGCACCACGAAAGCGGAGACTCAGATGCCGTTACCCGGTGATGCCCTGGTCGCGGACCCGGTGATCCAGGTGACGGAAGCCGTCTACATCGACGCTCCGGCTGCCGCGGTCTGGCCGCAACTGCAGACGAATCCGTTCGGCTTCGCCGATGACGGCGGTCGAGCACAGCCACCGGGACGGCCGCTCGCGGCGGGCGACGAGCTCCGCCTGGCGCCTGTGGGGTGGATGGGCCTGGCCGACGGGGTGACCATGACGGTCGACGAAGTAGCACCAGAGCAGTACGTGGTCTTCAAAGCCAACCAAACCCACCCGACGTGGAACGCCGTGCTGTCCTTCCACGTGCAGCCGCAATGGGAAGACCGGGTGCGGCTGCTCGCTCGCGCCAGGATCGCGCTACGCCACCCGGGCGAGATCGTCGCGATGGAACTGGCCAGGCCCGTGATTGCCCTGGGCACCAGGGGATGGTTACTCGGCACCAAGCACCGCGCCGAACGTGCGCCATCAGCGCACCTCAGTCAGGCTAGTACGAACTCCGAAAAGGCTTGA